A genomic region of Sarcophilus harrisii chromosome 6, mSarHar1.11, whole genome shotgun sequence contains the following coding sequences:
- the LOC116420080 gene encoding basic salivary proline-rich protein 1-like, with product MGGATPWGQAAASRNPAPGGPPPPAGIPLAPYLWAPRLSGRGAEGSGKSEGGAGGSRSAGGARAKPPGGGSGSLPRGWSAEPSPGCPGPSFSPHLQAGSPERISRSILQADALGPAARVHGEGCGRVPPGTCQGQRGQIWPLAREAPASRDTRRPGLARQALPLFCLRYCRKASKGLGLSPSGEGGPALQIPPHPPTPVAGPRPTRPGNPFPPTPEHLWGPRALGPPRTPLKPNTPPRKPRPRDNFLGSGPGNPSPQPPERSWPQGQGTFGGCPLSSPD from the exons ATGGGGGGGGCGACGCCCTGGGGGCAGGCCGCTGCCTCCCGGAACCCCGCCCCCggcggcccccccccccccgcagggATCCCGCTGGCCCCGTACTTGTGGGCCCCAAGACTTAGTGGCCGCGGGGCAGAGGGGAGCGGGAAGAGTGAAGGGGGTGCCGGGGGCTCCAG GAGCGCAGGAGGAGCCCGGGCCAAGCCGCCTGGCGGGGGCTCAGGAAGTCTGCCCCGAGGATGGAGTGCGGAGCCCTCCCCAGGCTGCCCCGGGCCCAGCTTCAGCCCCCACCTGCAGGCTGGGAGCCCGGAGCGGATATCGCGGAGCATCCTCCAGGCCGATGCTCTGGGCCCGGCCGCCCGAGTGCATGGGGAGGGCTGCGGGAGGGTTCCCCCTGGAACCTGCCAGGGCCAGCGTGGTCAGATTTGGCCCCTTGCCCGGGAGGCCCCTGCCTCTAGGGACACAAGGAGGCCGGGACTGGCTCGACAGGCTCTCCCGCTCTTCTGTCTCCGTTATTGTAGGAAAGCCTCCAAGGGCCTGGGGCTCAGCCCCAGTGGGGAAGGGGGGCCGGCACTTCAgatccccccccacccccccactccCGTGGCC GGCCCCCGGCCAACCCGGCCTGGGaaccccttcccccccaccccggaGCACCTCTGGGGCCCCAGGGCCCTTGGTCCCCCCCGCACTCCCCTTAAGCCCAACACCCCTCCCCGCAAGCCCCGGCCCCGGGACAATTTCCTGGGCTCCGGGCCTGGGaacccttccccccagccccctGAAAGAAGCTGGCCCCAGGGCCAGGGGACCTTTGGGGGCTGCCCCCTTTCCTCCCCAGACTAG
- the CRACR2B gene encoding EF-hand calcium-binding domain-containing protein 4A, with translation MWRAGPCPPLPLSGRSRAVARPALPSPSSPPGPGPGQPAAGAGGSQYPSRHQPRPSMAGRGGPQEGDGPPGEAPQPPSEESGGDPGETLEKARELFFLCDKEAKGFITKADLQRLQNELPLTREQLESVFESLDRGHAGFLTPREFSMGLGAFVGAEMPGSGPALGSQEETFESGWLPGPGAPEEEEAGEGDPGPLGLGAAPVLARSGRPAGAASWGPLGAGQHQVRALAELGRARKWGAEDVLLPVLPPGEGRGGLGGPPGERALGGGGRPEKESVFGRNGQQILRRERLQNQDSSRQDRLSHILQELQNRDQELDRASRGQRELEQQLQQRTSERLEMQVQNAQLWLANEELRTQLEQSRAQLEQSRAQLEAAQEQLLQLQMEAQAEKEQKHRDAVIVSRNMQKEKHSLLRQLELLRDLNRRLRDERDAFDARKLLLAQEATALLVSSKPGGRGLSPRST, from the exons ATGTGGCGGGCCGGCCCCTGTCCGCCCCTCCCCCTCTCCGGGAGGAGCCGCGCGGTGGCCCGCCCcgccctcccttccccatcctcccCTCCGGGCCCGGGCCCCGGGCAGCCCGCCGCAGGTGCGGGCGGCTCCCAG TATCCCAG caggCACCAGCCGCGTCCCAGCATGGCCGGCCGGGGGGGGCCCCAAGAAGGGGATGGCCCCCCGGGGGAGGCCCCCCAGCCCCCGAGTGAGGAGTCCGGGGGAGACCCCGGGGAAACGCTGGAGAAGGCCCGGGAGCTTTTCTTCCTGTGTGACAAGGAGGCCAAAGGCTTCATCACCAAGGCGGACCTGCAG AGGCTCCAGAACGAGCTTCCCCTGACCCGGGAGCAGCTGGAGTCCGTATTTGAGAGCCTGGACCGAGGGCACGCGGGCTTCCTGACCCCCCGAGAATTCAGCATGGGCCTGG GAGCGTTTGTGGGAGCGGAGATGCCGGGGAGCGGCCCCGCCTTGGGGTCCCAGGAGGAGACCTTTGAGTCCGGCTGGCTCCCGGGGCCCGGGGCcccggaggaggaggaggccggGGAGGGGGACCCGGGGCCCCTGGGGCTGGGGGCCGCCCCCGTCCTGGCGAGGAGCGGCCGACCGGCCGGCGCCGCCAGCTGGGGCCCGCTGGGGGCAGG GCAGCACCAGGTGCGAGCCCTGGCTGAGCTCGGGAGGGCCCGAAAGTGGGGAGCCGAGGATGTGCTGCTGCCGGTCCTCCCGCCTGGGGAGGGGCGAGGGGGCTTGGGCGGCCCCCCAGGGGAGCGGGCGCTGGGGGGGG GCGGGCGACCCGAGAAGGAATCGGTGTTTGGAAGAAATGGACAGCAGATCCTGAGGCGGGAGCGGCTGCAAAACCAG GACTCCTCCCGTCAGGACCGGCTCAGTCACATCCTGCAGGAACTGCAGAATCGAGACCAGGAGCTAGATCGGGCCAGCCGCGGCCAGAGGGAG CTAGAGCAGCAGCTGCAGCAGCGGACGTCGGAGCGGCTGGAGATGCAGGTGCAGAACGCCCAGCTCTGGCTGGCCAATGAGGAGCTCCGGACCCAGCTGGAGCAGAGCCGGGCCCAGCTGGAGCAGAGCCGGGCCCAGCTGGAGGCGGCTCAGGAGCAGCTGCTGCAGCTGCaaatggaagcccaggctgagaAGGAGCAGAAGCACAG GGATGCGGTCATTGTGTCTAGGAACATGCAGAAGGAGAAACACAGCCTCCTCCGGCAACTGGAGCTCCTGAG GGACCTGAACAGGAGGCTGCGGGATGAGAGAGACGCCTTTGACGCCAGGAAGCTG CTCCTGGCCCAGGAAGCCACGGCTCTGCTGGTCTCCAGCAAGCCTGGAGGCCGCGGCCTCAGCCCTCGCTCAACGTGA